A genomic stretch from Persephonella sp. includes:
- a CDS encoding aminodeoxychorismate/anthranilate synthase component II, giving the protein MKILMIDNYDSFTYNIVQYFYELGADVIVKRNDQLTVEQIKDYNVDALVISPGPCTPNEAGISVQVIKHYAGSLPILGVCLGHQSIGAAFGGKIIKAKCLMHGKTSDIYHTGKGLFKDIPSPFKAVRYHSLVIDKKSLPEDLEITAWTKDDDEIMAVQHKKLPLWGVQFHPESILTEYGKKLLKNFMDLAKKHNQKSKGKLKTISNS; this is encoded by the coding sequence ATGAAGATACTTATGATAGATAACTACGACTCTTTTACATACAACATTGTCCAGTATTTTTACGAATTAGGGGCAGATGTCATTGTTAAAAGAAACGACCAGTTAACAGTTGAACAGATAAAAGATTACAACGTTGACGCCCTTGTTATATCTCCAGGACCATGCACACCTAACGAAGCAGGAATATCTGTTCAGGTGATAAAACATTACGCAGGCAGTTTACCTATCCTTGGCGTATGTCTGGGGCATCAGTCGATAGGTGCAGCTTTTGGAGGAAAGATTATAAAAGCAAAATGCCTCATGCACGGTAAAACATCTGATATATACCATACAGGAAAAGGACTGTTTAAAGACATACCTTCTCCTTTTAAGGCTGTAAGATACCATTCCCTTGTTATAGACAAAAAAAGCCTTCCTGAAGACCTTGAAATAACAGCATGGACAAAAGATGATGATGAAATAATGGCAGTGCAGCACAAAAAACTCCCACTATGGGGAGTTCAGTTCCATCCTGAATCCATCCTGACAGAGTATGGAAAAAAACTGCTAAAAAACTTTATGGATCTTGCAAAAAAACACAATCAAAAATCAAAAGGAAAATTAAAAACAATATCAAATTCCTGA